CAATTGCCACAGTAGGGGCTTTGGCGGCAACTTGGCTAGAGCGGAAAATCTCGGCAGCAGCCCAACAACGGATAGGACCAGAGTATGCTGGACCCTTTGGTCTAGCCATTCCGGCAGCGGATGTGGTGAAACTGTTAATCAAGCAGACAGTTGTGCCTGCCAATGCCGATCCTCTGTTATTTGTTCTAGGTCCAGTCATTGTTTTTATTTCAGTGTTTCTCTCTTTCCTAGTTATTCCCTTTGGTGAGAATTTAGTAATTTCCAATGTAGCGACAGGGATATTTCTGGTTATTGCCATCTCTAGTATTGCCCCGATCGGTCTCTTGATGTCGGGCTATTCTTCTAACAACAAATACTCCCTGTTAGGGGGATTGCGAGCAGCAGCCCAGTCTATTAGCTATGAGATTCCCTTAGCCCTGGCAGCTCTGGCAGTGGCAATGATGTCCAATGGCTTGAGCACCGTCGAGATTGTGGAGCAGCAAGCAGGTTGGGGAATCCTCTCCTGGAATGTGTGGCGGCAACCGATCGGTTTTATCATCTTTATCATCGCAGCCCTAGCGGAGTGCGAACGGATTCCCTTTGACTTACCAGAGGCGGAAGAGGAACTAGTAGCAGGTTATCAGACTGAATATTCAGGCGTAAACTTCATGCTATTTTATGGGGCTT
This region of Pseudanabaenaceae cyanobacterium SKYG29 genomic DNA includes:
- the nuoH gene encoding NADH-quinone oxidoreductase subunit NuoH, encoding MVEGIDLQRSFVELFSGLGIDPEVARVMWMPLPMLAVVTIATVGALAATWLERKISAAAQQRIGPEYAGPFGLAIPAADVVKLLIKQTVVPANADPLLFVLGPVIVFISVFLSFLVIPFGENLVISNVATGIFLVIAISSIAPIGLLMSGYSSNNKYSLLGGLRAAAQSISYEIPLALAALAVAMMSNGLSTVEIVEQQAGWGILSWNVWRQPIGFIIFIIAALAECERIPFDLPEAEEELVAGYQTEYSGVNFMLFYGASYANLFLSALLVAILYLGGWELPFPIDKVAELLNIAETNPIWQLIAAFLGVTVILLKAFAFIFLAILLRWTVPRVRIDQLLDLGWKFLLPIGFANLLLTAALKLAFPGAFGG